The Streptococcus pluranimalium genome contains a region encoding:
- a CDS encoding fructose PTS transporter subunit IIA produces MSIKELLRKDLMIMSLKAISKDVALDEMIAKLAAHDIIHDSDLLKKSIMVREEQGVTALGHGIAMPHSKHIVVDKPAILFARSSQGIPYQAADGQPVDLFFMVVAPSDAEGVQLEAIADLSKYLAKEGFADRLRQANTEDDILALFDCLPSKEDSGEQVSHAGDFIVAVTACATGLIHTYMAEEALKKAATKKGMSIKVETNGASGVKNALAEDDILRAKGIIIASDKEIDVERFAGKKLVKRPVADGIKHAAELIEALYTDETATKDSADLSLKGKLKRTFFGE; encoded by the coding sequence GTGTCCATTAAAGAATTGTTACGTAAAGACTTGATGATAATGTCTTTAAAAGCTATTTCAAAAGATGTAGCTCTTGATGAGATGATTGCTAAGTTAGCAGCTCATGATATCATTCATGATAGTGATTTATTAAAGAAAAGTATCATGGTTCGTGAGGAGCAAGGTGTGACAGCACTTGGTCATGGGATTGCCATGCCTCATAGTAAGCACATTGTTGTTGATAAGCCAGCTATTTTGTTTGCACGGTCATCGCAGGGGATTCCCTACCAAGCAGCAGATGGCCAACCGGTTGATCTTTTCTTTATGGTAGTGGCTCCTAGTGATGCAGAGGGTGTTCAATTAGAAGCCATTGCTGATTTATCAAAGTATTTGGCTAAAGAAGGATTCGCGGATCGTTTGCGTCAGGCAAACACGGAAGATGATATTTTAGCACTTTTTGATTGTCTGCCAAGTAAGGAAGATAGTGGTGAACAAGTTAGTCATGCTGGAGATTTCATTGTTGCTGTGACAGCATGTGCAACGGGATTGATTCATACCTACATGGCAGAAGAAGCTTTGAAAAAAGCAGCTACTAAGAAAGGGATGAGCATCAAAGTTGAAACAAATGGTGCTAGTGGGGTTAAGAATGCTCTGGCAGAAGATGATATTTTACGGGCTAAAGGTATTATTATTGCTTCTGATAAGGAGATTGATGTTGAGCGTTTTGCTGGTAAAAAATTGGTTAAACGTCCGGTTGCTGATGGGATTAAGCATGCTGCCGAGCTCATTGAAGCCTTGTATACTGATGAAACAGCAACTAAAGACTCTGCAGATCTTTCTCTAAAAGGGAAATTGAAACGAACCTTTTTTGGAGAATAA
- a CDS encoding glucosaminidase domain-containing protein: MKTVLLVSAMAFAIAIFMKELVPERVKPVTELSITEQFIEEIGPRAQVIARENDLYASVMIAQAILESDSGQSGLSQSPHFNFFGIKGNYQGQSVSLETWEDDGQGNPYTITADFRSYGNLENGLEDYAQFLDRDLYWAVHRSNTLSYTDATKALTGTYATDTSYGSKLNNLIQTYQLTRYDVI; encoded by the coding sequence ATGAAAACCGTTCTGTTAGTCAGTGCCATGGCTTTTGCCATCGCTATTTTTATGAAAGAGTTAGTACCGGAAAGAGTAAAGCCAGTGACAGAGTTGTCAATCACCGAACAGTTTATTGAGGAGATTGGACCCAGAGCTCAAGTCATTGCTAGAGAGAATGACTTGTATGCGTCTGTTATGATTGCTCAGGCCATTTTGGAATCTGATAGTGGGCAGTCAGGGCTCAGTCAATCACCACACTTTAACTTTTTTGGGATAAAAGGAAACTATCAGGGGCAATCAGTTTCTTTAGAAACTTGGGAAGACGACGGTCAGGGAAATCCTTATACCATAACTGCCGATTTTAGGTCTTATGGTAATTTGGAGAATGGCTTGGAGGACTATGCTCAATTTTTAGATAGAGACTTGTATTGGGCTGTGCACAGGAGCAATACTTTGTCTTATACTGATGCCACTAAAGCATTGACAGGGACCTATGCGACAGATACATCGTATGGCTCCAAACTTAATAACCTTATTCAAACCTATCAATTAACAAGGTATGATGTCATATAG
- a CDS encoding DUF1149 family protein, translating into MEVIREKEFVNQYHYNARNLEWEKENGTPKTNFEVTFQLIEKNIEKNETTIVAVLQFTIVRDEFVISGVISQMDHIKNRIVNEPKEFSQEEVESLAAPLLEMVRRMTYEVTEIALDRPGIKLEFNS; encoded by the coding sequence ATGGAAGTCATACGCGAAAAAGAATTTGTCAATCAATACCATTACAATGCTCGTAATTTGGAATGGGAAAAGGAAAACGGAACACCAAAAACGAATTTTGAAGTGACTTTCCAATTGATCGAGAAAAATATTGAAAAGAACGAGACAACTATTGTAGCTGTTTTGCAGTTCACAATTGTTCGAGATGAATTTGTGATTTCTGGTGTAATCTCTCAGATGGATCATATCAAAAATCGTATTGTCAATGAGCCTAAAGAATTTTCTCAGGAAGAAGTAGAGTCTCTGGCAGCTCCTCTTCTGGAAATGGTTAGACGTATGACTTATGAAGTTACTGAAATTGCTTTGGATCGTCCAGGCATAAAATTGGAGTTTAATAGTTAA
- a CDS encoding DegV family protein produces MKLAVVTDSSSALPLSVKGHANLFCLDIPVTIDGQAYVEDKNLTMPEFYDKMAANEELPKTSQPSLAEFDELLMTLQSESYTHVIGLFLSSGISGFWANSQFLKEEHNNLVLAIPDTKITSAPLGHMVETVLTLAQEGCEFDFIIEKLNKQIEGTTAFILVDDLNHLVKGGRLSNGSALLGNLLSIKPILYFNDEGVIEVFEKVRTEKKAIKRLVEILREMTSQGDFNVTIIHSNVEDKAKDLYQQLKESGFDQDLSIVSFGSVIATHLGEGAIAFGITPKFSKN; encoded by the coding sequence ATGAAATTAGCAGTAGTAACAGATAGTTCATCTGCCCTTCCCCTGTCGGTTAAGGGACATGCTAATCTGTTTTGTTTAGATATTCCTGTCACTATTGATGGTCAAGCTTATGTGGAAGATAAGAATTTGACCATGCCAGAGTTTTATGACAAAATGGCTGCCAATGAAGAATTGCCGAAGACGAGTCAACCCAGCTTAGCAGAGTTTGATGAGTTATTGATGACTTTGCAGTCTGAAAGTTACACTCATGTGATTGGTCTCTTTTTATCAAGTGGTATTTCTGGCTTCTGGGCTAATAGCCAGTTTTTAAAAGAGGAACACAATAATCTTGTTTTGGCGATTCCTGATACAAAAATCACCTCTGCTCCACTGGGGCATATGGTAGAAACTGTTTTGACATTAGCGCAAGAAGGTTGTGAGTTTGACTTTATTATAGAGAAGCTGAATAAACAGATTGAAGGCACAACTGCTTTTATCCTTGTTGATGATTTAAACCATTTGGTCAAGGGTGGACGTTTGTCTAATGGTTCAGCTTTACTTGGTAATCTCCTGTCCATTAAGCCGATTCTTTATTTTAATGATGAGGGCGTTATTGAAGTTTTTGAGAAAGTCAGGACTGAAAAAAAAGCAATCAAACGTTTGGTTGAGATTCTTCGAGAGATGACATCTCAGGGTGATTTTAATGTCACTATTATCCACTCCAATGTTGAGGATAAGGCGAAAGACTTGTATCAACAATTAAAAGAATCTGGTTTTGATCAGGATTTGTCTATTGTTTCTTTTGGCAGTGTGATTGCAACACATCTTGGTGAAGGTGCCATTGCTTTTGGGATAACACCTAAATTTTCGAAGAATTAA
- the dapB gene encoding 4-hydroxy-tetrahydrodipicolinate reductase has protein sequence MAIKVIVAGFKGRMGSTAVDMVKSDEALELAALLDPFAEEKDLDGVPVFNDKEDLIGFDADVWVDFTMPKVAYENTRFAIENSFAPVVGTTGFTEEQIADLIALSSEKSLGGLIAPNFAIGAILLMEFAAKASQYFPDLEIIELHHDKKKDAPSGTAIKTAELIAQSRQSKVQGASDEEELMAGARGAEYDGFRIHSVRLPGLVAHQEVIFGAQGEGLTLRHDSYDRSSFMSGVNLGIKEVVKRDTLVYGLEKLL, from the coding sequence ATGGCTATTAAAGTGATTGTCGCAGGCTTTAAAGGACGTATGGGGTCTACTGCAGTTGATATGGTTAAATCGGATGAAGCACTTGAACTAGCAGCTTTATTGGACCCATTTGCTGAGGAAAAAGATCTTGACGGTGTTCCTGTTTTTAATGATAAGGAAGATCTTATTGGCTTTGATGCCGATGTTTGGGTTGATTTTACCATGCCAAAAGTTGCTTATGAAAACACTCGTTTTGCCATAGAAAACAGTTTTGCGCCAGTAGTAGGGACAACAGGTTTTACGGAAGAACAAATTGCTGATTTGATTGCTTTATCTTCTGAGAAATCACTGGGTGGCCTGATTGCACCAAACTTCGCTATCGGAGCTATTCTCCTCATGGAATTTGCTGCCAAAGCTTCTCAATACTTCCCTGATCTTGAAATCATTGAATTGCATCATGATAAGAAAAAAGATGCTCCTTCAGGTACAGCCATTAAAACAGCAGAATTAATTGCGCAAAGTCGTCAGTCAAAAGTACAAGGGGCGTCAGATGAGGAAGAGTTGATGGCTGGTGCTCGTGGTGCTGAGTACGATGGTTTCCGTATCCACAGCGTCCGTTTACCTGGTCTCGTAGCTCATCAAGAAGTTATCTTTGGAGCACAGGGGGAAGGCTTGACCTTGCGTCATGACTCTTATGACCGTTCTTCTTTCATGAGTGGTGTCAATTTAGGGATTAAAGAAGTGGTCAAACGTGACACATTAGTTTATGGATTGGAAAAGTTACTCTAA
- a CDS encoding CCA tRNA nucleotidyltransferase — translation MKLKELPIEFEEALPLLEKIKDAGFEAYFVGGSVRDVLLGRPIHDVDIATSSYPEETKAIFERTVDVGIEHGTVLVLENGHEYEMTTFRTEDVYVDYRRPSSVSFVRSLKEDLKRRDFTVNAFALNEDREVIDLFDGLKDLENRLLRAVGKAQERFNEDALRIMRGIRFSASLDFDIEKETLLSMSACAPLLEKISVERSFIEFDKLLMAPHWSKGLSALIATGAYDYLPELQGTASKWQEFQEVIEKDYHFLSSEQAWAAMMIVLEIKQPQAFLKKWKTSVQFQKKVSQMVDVFKARQSSELTSWQVYQYGKTLIHEVEDLRSAFGMMANVERLVTLDRELLIHDKHEIVVNGGILISELGMKPGPDLGRILNQVEEAIVNGHLANDKLAIFDFIKNMT, via the coding sequence ATGAAGTTAAAAGAGTTACCAATTGAGTTTGAAGAGGCTCTCCCTCTGCTTGAAAAGATAAAAGACGCTGGTTTTGAAGCTTATTTTGTCGGTGGATCCGTCCGTGATGTTTTATTAGGACGTCCCATCCACGATGTTGATATTGCGACGTCATCTTATCCGGAAGAAACAAAAGCGATTTTTGAGAGAACGGTTGATGTTGGTATTGAACACGGCACAGTATTAGTTTTGGAGAATGGTCACGAATATGAGATGACTACTTTCAGAACGGAAGATGTTTATGTGGATTATCGTAGACCATCCAGCGTTTCCTTTGTTCGTTCACTAAAAGAAGATTTAAAGCGACGTGATTTTACGGTGAATGCCTTCGCTTTAAATGAAGACCGCGAGGTCATTGATTTATTCGATGGCTTAAAGGACTTAGAAAACCGTCTTTTGCGTGCGGTAGGAAAGGCTCAGGAACGCTTTAACGAAGATGCTTTGAGGATCATGCGAGGGATTCGTTTTTCAGCTAGCCTTGATTTTGACATTGAAAAGGAAACTCTCCTTTCTATGTCAGCCTGTGCGCCATTGTTGGAAAAAATATCCGTTGAACGCAGCTTTATTGAATTTGATAAATTGTTAATGGCACCTCATTGGTCAAAAGGACTATCTGCTTTAATAGCAACTGGTGCTTATGATTATCTACCTGAGTTACAGGGAACGGCATCCAAGTGGCAGGAATTTCAAGAAGTGATTGAAAAAGATTATCATTTTCTGAGTTCTGAACAAGCTTGGGCAGCTATGATGATTGTTCTGGAGATTAAGCAACCACAGGCATTTTTAAAAAAATGGAAAACGTCTGTTCAGTTTCAAAAAAAGGTGAGTCAGATGGTTGATGTTTTCAAGGCTCGCCAGTCTTCAGAGTTAACGAGTTGGCAGGTCTATCAGTATGGTAAGACCTTAATCCATGAAGTGGAAGATTTGCGGTCTGCCTTTGGTATGATGGCAAACGTTGAACGCTTAGTGACACTAGATCGGGAGCTCCTTATTCATGACAAGCATGAGATTGTTGTCAATGGAGGTATCCTGATTTCAGAATTAGGGATGAAACCAGGTCCAGATTTGGGAAGAATTCTTAATCAAGTTGAAGAGGCTATTGTTAATGGACACTTGGCTAATGACAAGTTAGCAATCTTTGACTTTATCAAAAATATGACATAA
- a CDS encoding ABC-F family ATP-binding cassette domain-containing protein, with translation MSDFIVEKLTKSVGDKTVFQDISFIIHDLDRIGIIGVNGTGKTTLLDVISERLGFDGDVSPFIKANGYKISYLTQEPEFDENKTVLDTVLSSDLREMRLIRDYEAIMANYSEDKQSDLEKIMAEMDSLNAWTIESDVKTVLSKLGISDLTRKVSSLSGGLRRRVQLAQVLLGDADLLLLDEPTNHLDIDTIAWLTHFLTNTKKTVLFITHDRYFLDNVATRIFELDDSRLTEYQGNYQDYVRLRAEQDERDAATMHKKKQLYKQELAWMRTQPQARATKQQARINRFHDLKKDVHQDTSSEDLEINFETSRIGKKVVNFEHVDFSYDDTKQILSDFNLIIQNKDRIGIVGDNGVGKSTLLNLMTGELTPTAGKLDIGETIRIGYFSQQIKDMDESKRVISYLQEVADEVKTTVGTTSISELLEQFLFPRSTHGTQIAKLSGGEKKRLYLLKILIEKPNVLLLDEPTNDLDIATLTVLENFLSGFAGPVITVSHDRYFLDKVANKILAFEDGHINAFYGNYTDYLDEKAFEVDSAAMMAKVEVPKTQKVRQEKKRMSYFEKQEWASIEEDIAQLEAEIESIEAAMIENASHYGELATLQRDLDAKNETLLEKYERYEYLSELVD, from the coding sequence ATGAGTGATTTTATTGTTGAAAAATTAACCAAATCAGTGGGAGACAAGACTGTTTTTCAGGATATTTCTTTTATTATTCATGATTTGGACCGCATTGGCATTATCGGTGTTAATGGGACGGGGAAAACGACCCTATTAGATGTTATCTCAGAAAGATTGGGTTTTGATGGTGATGTATCACCCTTTATCAAGGCAAATGGCTATAAGATTTCTTATTTGACTCAGGAGCCTGAATTTGATGAGAATAAAACGGTCTTGGATACAGTTTTATCATCGGATCTGCGTGAAATGCGATTGATTCGTGATTACGAGGCTATTATGGCTAATTATTCGGAGGACAAACAGTCAGACCTGGAGAAAATCATGGCTGAAATGGATTCTCTTAACGCTTGGACTATCGAAAGCGACGTCAAGACGGTATTATCTAAACTTGGAATTTCTGATTTAACGCGAAAGGTTTCATCCTTATCAGGTGGCCTTCGTCGTCGTGTGCAATTGGCGCAAGTCTTACTTGGTGATGCGGATTTATTGCTATTGGATGAGCCGACCAACCACTTGGATATTGATACTATTGCCTGGTTGACTCATTTTTTGACCAATACTAAAAAAACAGTCCTGTTTATCACCCATGACCGTTATTTCTTGGATAATGTGGCAACACGCATTTTTGAATTAGATGATAGTCGTTTGACGGAATACCAAGGGAATTATCAAGATTATGTGCGTCTGCGTGCGGAGCAGGACGAGCGTGATGCGGCTACCATGCATAAAAAGAAACAACTCTATAAGCAAGAATTGGCATGGATGCGCACGCAACCGCAAGCGCGTGCGACCAAGCAACAGGCACGTATCAATCGTTTCCATGATTTGAAAAAAGATGTGCACCAAGACACTAGCTCAGAGGACTTGGAAATCAATTTTGAAACCAGCCGTATCGGGAAAAAAGTTGTCAATTTTGAACACGTTGACTTTTCATACGATGACACCAAGCAAATCCTCTCTGACTTTAACCTAATTATCCAAAATAAGGATCGCATCGGGATTGTCGGAGACAACGGTGTTGGGAAGTCAACCTTGCTCAATTTGATGACGGGAGAATTGACGCCGACTGCTGGTAAGCTAGACATCGGTGAGACCATTCGTATCGGCTATTTCTCGCAGCAAATCAAGGATATGGACGAGAGTAAGCGCGTGATTTCTTATTTGCAGGAAGTGGCTGATGAGGTCAAGACGACTGTTGGGACGACCAGTATTAGTGAGCTTTTAGAGCAGTTCCTGTTTCCACGTTCAACTCATGGGACTCAGATTGCTAAGTTGTCCGGTGGAGAGAAAAAGCGTCTCTATCTCTTAAAGATTTTGATTGAAAAGCCAAATGTTCTTTTGCTAGACGAGCCGACCAATGATCTTGATATTGCGACCTTAACCGTTTTGGAAAATTTCTTATCAGGCTTTGCAGGTCCTGTGATTACGGTAAGTCACGACCGTTACTTCTTGGATAAGGTTGCCAATAAAATCCTAGCTTTCGAAGATGGTCACATCAATGCCTTTTATGGTAACTATACGGATTATCTTGACGAAAAGGCATTTGAAGTTGATAGTGCTGCAATGATGGCGAAAGTTGAAGTACCAAAAACACAAAAAGTGCGCCAAGAGAAGAAACGTATGTCTTATTTTGAAAAGCAAGAGTGGGCAAGTATTGAAGAAGATATTGCTCAGTTGGAAGCAGAGATTGAGAGCATTGAAGCAGCCATGATAGAAAATGCTAGTCATTATGGTGAATTAGCGACTTTACAGCGTGACTTAGATGCCAAAAATGAAACACTGCTTGAGAAATATGAACGTTATGAGTATTTAAGTGAGTTGGTTGATTGA
- a CDS encoding MATE family efflux transporter: protein MYQTENLKEKLNLFLKLFFPILIYQFANFSATFIDTMMTGKYSTIDLAGVSMAGSLWNPFFTLLTGIVSALVPIIGQHLGKGNRHKIKDDFHQFIYIGLMLSAVLWILVRFGAIPALAYFNLESSVVTIGQEYLSWMSVGILPFLLFSVCRSFFDSLGLTKVSMYLMLLLLPFNSFFNYILIYGKLGLPEMGGAGAGLGTALAYWLLLLVVIAVMLVHPTIKSFQVWQWTAPNRKLLKQGFLLGLPIGLQIFAEVAIFATVGLFMAKFSTEIISAHQSAMNFTTLLYAFPLSISITMPIAISFEIGAGDDKAARDFAKIGRLTAMLFAIVTLTFLYFFRAQVAYLYGSGDTFIQLTTEFLIYAFFFQLADAFAAPIQGILRGYKDTTYPFVIGVSAYWAIALPVGWGLDLMTTLGPKAYWIGLIAGLFSCGILLRLRMAHIEKRYKTGNPLERVV from the coding sequence ATGTATCAAACAGAAAACTTAAAGGAAAAACTCAATTTGTTTCTCAAATTGTTTTTCCCTATTTTAATTTATCAATTTGCCAATTTTTCGGCTACTTTTATTGACACCATGATGACGGGAAAATATAGCACGATTGATTTGGCAGGCGTTTCCATGGCAGGAAGCCTGTGGAATCCTTTCTTTACCTTATTAACAGGTATTGTGTCAGCCTTGGTTCCTATTATTGGGCAACATTTAGGAAAGGGAAATCGTCATAAAATCAAGGATGACTTTCATCAGTTTATTTATATTGGCTTGATGTTGTCAGCTGTACTTTGGATTCTGGTACGTTTTGGAGCTATTCCAGCTTTGGCATATTTTAATCTGGAATCTTCTGTCGTGACTATTGGACAAGAGTATTTGTCATGGATGTCAGTCGGTATTTTGCCGTTTCTCTTATTTAGTGTCTGTCGATCTTTCTTTGATTCTTTAGGTCTCACTAAAGTTTCCATGTACCTCATGTTGCTCTTGTTGCCCTTTAATTCCTTTTTTAATTATATTTTGATTTATGGGAAATTAGGGCTTCCTGAAATGGGAGGAGCAGGTGCTGGATTAGGAACAGCTTTAGCCTATTGGCTGCTTTTATTAGTAGTCATTGCAGTGATGCTGGTTCATCCGACAATTAAGTCTTTCCAAGTCTGGCAATGGACAGCTCCCAATCGAAAATTATTGAAACAAGGTTTTTTATTGGGACTTCCAATTGGTTTACAGATTTTTGCAGAAGTGGCTATTTTTGCGACGGTCGGTCTTTTCATGGCTAAGTTTTCGACAGAAATCATCTCAGCTCATCAATCTGCTATGAACTTTACAACCCTACTCTATGCCTTTCCACTTAGCATTTCCATCACCATGCCTATTGCTATTTCCTTTGAGATTGGAGCAGGTGATGACAAAGCCGCTCGTGATTTTGCAAAAATTGGGCGTTTGACAGCAATGCTATTTGCAATTGTGACCTTGACTTTCCTATATTTCTTTAGAGCACAAGTGGCATACCTTTATGGATCAGGAGATACCTTTATCCAGCTAACGACAGAGTTCTTGATTTATGCTTTCTTCTTCCAATTGGCGGATGCCTTCGCAGCTCCAATTCAGGGGATTTTGAGAGGCTACAAGGATACCACTTATCCCTTTGTGATAGGTGTTTCTGCTTACTGGGCGATTGCACTTCCAGTGGGATGGGGGCTCGATTTGATGACGACCTTGGGACCAAAAGCCTATTGGATTGGACTAATTGCTGGACTCTTTTCTTGTGGTATCCTCCTACGGTTGCGTATGGCTCATATCGAGAAGCGTTATAAGACTGGCAATCCTTTAGAAAGAGTGGTGTAA
- a CDS encoding GNAT family N-acetyltransferase, producing MEIRPIQSGDNKQMARIIRDSLEAVGLDKPGTAYFEPSLDDLAKAYGQDQSSAYFVVVENDQVLGGAGFGKITDAISELQKCYVLENARGQGIGRKLLEQVIVSSGEAGYDKIYLETTEVLAQALSLYESLEFKHMDAPIANDNGHHAMTIWMMKDLKR from the coding sequence ATGGAGATTAGACCTATTCAGTCAGGGGATAATAAACAAATGGCTAGGATTATCCGTGATAGTTTGGAAGCAGTGGGACTTGATAAACCAGGAACAGCTTATTTTGAGCCATCATTAGATGATTTGGCTAAGGCCTATGGACAGGATCAGTCATCAGCTTACTTTGTGGTAGTCGAAAATGATCAGGTCTTAGGTGGTGCTGGCTTTGGTAAAATTACAGACGCTATTAGTGAACTTCAAAAATGTTATGTTCTAGAAAATGCTAGAGGTCAGGGAATAGGACGGAAATTATTGGAGCAAGTTATCGTATCATCTGGAGAGGCTGGGTATGATAAGATATATTTAGAAACTACAGAAGTCTTGGCACAAGCCCTGAGTTTATATGAAAGTTTAGAGTTTAAACATATGGATGCACCCATAGCTAACGACAATGGGCACCATGCTATGACGATTTGGATGATGAAAGATTTAAAAAGATAA